The following proteins are encoded in a genomic region of Pseudodesulfovibrio mercurii:
- a CDS encoding chemotaxis protein, translating into MSKSAIDTGILLETGTNELEILEFYINEIREEGKEPVPNFFGINVAKVMQVIETPNLEPPESAPHPSFMGTIPLRDLILPVLDLSVWLELDMPKTERDIVIVTEFSKSVTGFLVSGVTEIHRVGWGEVIPPSSIISTNTDAIVGLIDKGDYFVQLLDLETILSQFEPDDGVEMAVSEHEYKVLVADDSATIRAMIKANLTEANFRPIITNNGDEALRTVLDLKARAETDGRDITEYVDLIISDIEMPLMDGFSLTKNIKQDPVLRKLPVILYSSIITNELRHKGESVGADMQISKPDLHTIPQVALELIEGGAG; encoded by the coding sequence ATGAGTAAAAGCGCCATAGATACCGGCATCCTCCTGGAAACGGGGACCAACGAGCTCGAAATACTCGAGTTCTACATCAACGAGATCCGCGAGGAGGGCAAGGAGCCCGTACCCAACTTCTTCGGCATCAACGTCGCCAAGGTCATGCAGGTCATCGAGACGCCCAATCTCGAACCGCCCGAGTCCGCCCCCCACCCCTCGTTCATGGGCACCATCCCGCTGCGCGACCTGATCCTCCCGGTCCTGGACCTGTCCGTCTGGCTGGAGCTGGACATGCCCAAGACCGAACGGGACATCGTCATCGTCACCGAGTTCAGCAAATCCGTGACCGGGTTCCTGGTCTCGGGCGTGACCGAGATCCACCGCGTGGGCTGGGGCGAGGTCATCCCGCCGTCGAGCATCATCTCGACCAACACGGACGCCATCGTCGGCCTCATCGACAAGGGCGACTACTTCGTTCAGCTCCTGGACCTGGAGACCATCCTGTCCCAGTTCGAGCCCGACGACGGCGTGGAGATGGCCGTGTCCGAGCACGAGTACAAGGTCCTGGTGGCCGACGACTCGGCGACCATCCGGGCCATGATCAAGGCCAACCTGACCGAGGCCAACTTCAGGCCGATCATCACCAACAACGGCGACGAGGCCCTGCGCACCGTCCTGGACCTCAAGGCCCGGGCCGAGACCGATGGCAGGGACATCACCGAATACGTGGACCTGATCATCTCCGACATCGAGATGCCGCTCATGGACGGCTTCAGCCTGACCAAGAACATCAAGCAGGATCCGGTCTTGCGCAAGCTCCCCGTGATCCTGTACTCTTCCATCATCACGAACGAACTGCGGCACAAGGGCGAGTCGGTCGGCGCGGACATGCAGATATCCAAGCCCGACCTGCACACCATCCCCCAGGTGGCGCTCGAACTCATCGAAGGCGGTGCGGGTTGA
- a CDS encoding ABC transporter substrate-binding protein, with the protein MKKILLALAVILALATTARAQDAAMRFGVLPVIDTLPLQVADREGLFAKHGLNVTLVRFMSALERDTAMQTGQIDGYFGDLIATYLLLDRGVPMRIALTSWRTTPGYPMFGIALSPANRDQNLAGMQGRSLALSRSTIMEFLCDRLEDHLGVKRGYFSQLEVKKMPIRLQMLLTDQVDAALLPEPLLSLARLKGGNVLVTAEDLNLPVTVLCLHQRYFENNGAAYDKFLAAYREAIRLLAENPEKYRPLMAETCRIPKPLVSGFPVYPYPAPELPAPAELAEVQDWMIAKGLLKARVADAVALPPVRK; encoded by the coding sequence ATGAAGAAAATCCTCCTCGCCCTGGCCGTGATCCTGGCCCTGGCCACCACCGCACGGGCGCAAGACGCCGCCATGCGCTTCGGCGTGCTGCCGGTCATCGACACCCTGCCGTTGCAGGTGGCCGACAGGGAAGGGCTGTTCGCCAAGCACGGCCTGAACGTGACCCTGGTCCGGTTCATGTCCGCCCTGGAGCGCGACACGGCCATGCAGACCGGCCAGATCGACGGGTATTTCGGCGACCTCATCGCCACCTACCTGCTCCTGGACCGGGGCGTGCCCATGCGCATCGCCCTGACCTCCTGGCGGACCACGCCGGGCTATCCCATGTTCGGCATCGCCCTGTCGCCCGCCAACCGCGACCAAAACCTTGCCGGGATGCAGGGCCGCTCCCTGGCCCTGTCCAGGTCCACGATCATGGAGTTCCTCTGCGACAGGCTGGAGGACCATCTCGGGGTCAAGCGCGGCTATTTCTCGCAGCTGGAGGTCAAGAAGATGCCCATCCGGCTGCAGATGCTCCTGACCGATCAGGTGGACGCCGCGCTCCTGCCCGAGCCGCTCCTGTCCCTGGCCAGACTCAAGGGCGGCAACGTCCTGGTCACGGCCGAGGACCTGAACCTGCCCGTGACCGTGCTCTGCCTGCACCAGCGTTATTTCGAGAACAACGGCGCGGCCTACGACAAATTCCTGGCCGCCTACCGCGAGGCGATCCGGCTCCTGGCCGAAAATCCGGAGAAGTACCGGCCGCTCATGGCCGAGACCTGCCGCATCCCCAAGCCGCTGGTCTCCGGATTTCCGGTCTATCCCTACCCGGCGCCGGAGCTGCCCGCACCGGCCGAACTGGCCGAGGTCCAGGACTGGATGATCGCCAAGGGGCTGCTCAAGGCGCGGGTGGCCGATGCCGTGGCCCTGCCGCCCGTGCGCAAGTAG
- a CDS encoding Hpt domain-containing protein, with protein sequence MQRGDEVLEIFLEETAERLDAIESGLLHLENCGADCGSETINSIFRDAHSVKAGSNLLKLTNIEDLAHKLENVLEMIRKKQIAPSEMIVTACLESVDKLRELIENVERSETISTRLHTHMLAVAVQKTLHGE encoded by the coding sequence ATGCAACGGGGCGACGAAGTCCTGGAAATCTTTCTCGAAGAGACGGCGGAGCGGCTCGACGCCATCGAGTCGGGCCTGCTCCACCTGGAGAATTGCGGCGCGGACTGCGGGTCCGAGACCATCAACTCCATCTTCCGCGACGCCCACTCGGTCAAGGCGGGCTCCAACCTGCTCAAGCTGACCAACATCGAGGACCTGGCCCACAAGCTGGAGAACGTCCTGGAGATGATTCGCAAAAAACAGATCGCGCCCTCGGAGATGATCGTCACCGCCTGCCTCGAATCCGTGGACAAGCTGCGCGAGCTGATCGAGAACGTCGAACGCAGCGAGACCATCTCCACCCGGCTGCACACGCACATGCTCGCCGTGGCGGTCCAGAAGACCCTGCATGGGGAATGA
- the ybeY gene encoding rRNA maturation RNase YbeY has product MSVTGPADILYETRLDPRFPLSRRELSGLAATLLDALGLTGRTFLLKLVDDREIARLNREFLGCTGPTNILSFPARDGDGTDALADGEVGDPEDDGEFLGELALSVDALARETDLYGQLPLEHLARLLAHGLLHLAGFDHGEVMFDMTDAAVDLALLEHAEAPL; this is encoded by the coding sequence ATGAGCGTGACCGGCCCGGCCGACATCCTCTACGAGACCCGGCTCGACCCGAGGTTTCCCCTGTCCCGGCGCGAGCTGTCCGGACTGGCCGCAACCCTGCTGGACGCCCTGGGACTGACCGGCCGCACCTTCCTGCTCAAGCTGGTGGACGACCGCGAGATCGCCCGCCTGAACCGCGAGTTCCTGGGCTGCACCGGCCCGACCAACATCCTCAGCTTTCCGGCCCGCGACGGGGACGGGACCGACGCCCTGGCGGACGGGGAGGTCGGCGACCCGGAGGACGACGGCGAATTCCTCGGCGAACTGGCCCTGTCCGTGGACGCGCTGGCCAGGGAGACCGACCTGTACGGCCAGCTCCCCCTGGAGCACCTGGCCCGTCTGCTGGCCCACGGCCTGCTGCATCTGGCCGGGTTCGACCACGGCGAGGTCATGTTCGACATGACCGACGCGGCCGTGGACCTGGCCCTGCTCGAACATGCGGAGGCACCCCTGTGA
- a CDS encoding ArsR/SmtB family transcription factor, with protein sequence MSNIACSDTEQHAKNVAAAKTAMLSEREFLFLAELFKALGDYTRVRILFALSVGELCVCALAEVLDMSQSAISHQLRLLRAAKLVRYRKEGKNVFYSLDDDHVRNLVSQGLDHIKEEA encoded by the coding sequence ATGTCGAACATTGCTTGCAGTGACACCGAGCAGCACGCCAAAAACGTGGCTGCCGCCAAAACGGCCATGCTCTCCGAACGGGAGTTCCTGTTCCTGGCCGAACTCTTCAAGGCCCTGGGGGACTACACCAGGGTGCGCATCCTGTTCGCCCTGTCCGTCGGCGAACTCTGCGTATGCGCCCTGGCCGAGGTCCTGGACATGTCCCAGTCGGCCATCTCCCATCAGCTCAGGCTGCTGCGCGCCGCCAAGCTGGTGCGCTACCGCAAGGAGGGCAAGAACGTATTTTATTCCCTGGACGACGACCACGTGCGCAACCTGGTCTCCCAGGGGCTGGACCACATCAAGGAAGAGGCGTAG
- a CDS encoding ABC transporter ATP-binding protein translates to MLTAENLGKSYDGRTVLTDVSFTLAEGQTLAVVGPSGCGKTTLLYLLSGLSAPDTGRALLDGKPIAGPASDISIILQDYGLLPWRTVIDNVALGLKIQGVGRRERMERARTQLAEVGITGRENDYPATLSGGEQQRVAIARAFVTRPRLTLLDEPFSSLDALTRERLQLALLDTWLVRRVPYVLVTHSLEEAVMLGQRIMVMSARPARPVAVFDNPGFGDARIRDTEACFALLRELRHTVEAQW, encoded by the coding sequence ATGCTGACCGCCGAGAACCTGGGCAAGTCCTATGACGGCAGGACCGTCCTTACGGACGTGTCCTTCACCCTGGCCGAAGGGCAGACCCTGGCCGTGGTCGGCCCGTCCGGCTGCGGCAAGACGACCCTGCTCTACCTGTTGAGCGGGCTGTCCGCGCCCGACACGGGCCGGGCGCTCCTCGACGGCAAGCCCATCGCCGGACCGGCCTCGGACATCTCCATCATCCTCCAGGACTACGGGCTGCTGCCCTGGCGCACGGTCATCGACAACGTGGCGCTCGGCCTCAAGATTCAGGGCGTGGGCCGCCGCGAACGCATGGAGCGGGCGCGCACCCAGCTGGCCGAGGTCGGCATCACCGGCCGCGAGAACGACTACCCGGCGACCCTCTCGGGCGGCGAGCAGCAGCGCGTGGCCATCGCCCGGGCCTTCGTCACCCGGCCCCGCCTGACCCTGCTGGACGAACCTTTTTCCTCCCTGGACGCCCTGACCCGCGAGCGGCTCCAGTTGGCCCTGCTCGACACCTGGCTGGTCCGCCGCGTGCCCTACGTGCTGGTCACCCACTCCCTGGAGGAGGCGGTTATGCTCGGGCAGCGGATCATGGTCATGTCCGCGCGTCCGGCCCGGCCCGTGGCCGTGTTCGACAACCCCGGCTTCGGCGACGCGCGCATCCGCGACACCGAGGCCTGCTTCGCGCTGCTCAGGGAACTGCGCCACACCGTGGAGGCCCAGTGGTGA
- a CDS encoding ABC transporter permease, whose protein sequence is MGVLWKLAAVSMGGVILPDPEDALVALVQAMSTQIFWEHFGVSLYRSVTGMGLAWIIAFPLGLVMGSVKRVDRVLSPFVFLTYPVPKIVLLPIFLLLLGLGDTSKIAMIALILGYQVLVTTRDGVRSIHPKYFDSVRSLGGGHMDVLREVLLPAALPHGFTALRLGTGVSVAVLFFVESFATTRGLGYMIMDAWGAMDYLTMFSGILGMSIMGAALYEVANVLERKACRWMFLRAKD, encoded by the coding sequence ATGGGCGTCCTGTGGAAGCTGGCCGCCGTGTCCATGGGCGGGGTCATCCTGCCCGATCCCGAGGACGCCCTGGTCGCCCTGGTCCAGGCCATGTCCACGCAAATCTTCTGGGAGCACTTCGGGGTCAGCCTGTACCGCTCGGTGACGGGCATGGGGCTGGCCTGGATCATCGCCTTCCCGCTGGGGTTGGTCATGGGCAGCGTCAAGCGCGTGGACAGGGTCCTGTCGCCCTTCGTCTTCCTGACCTATCCGGTGCCCAAGATCGTGCTCCTGCCCATCTTCCTGCTCCTGCTCGGCCTGGGCGACACCTCCAAGATCGCCATGATCGCCCTGATCCTGGGCTACCAGGTCCTGGTCACCACCCGCGACGGGGTGCGCTCCATCCACCCCAAGTATTTCGACTCGGTCCGTTCGCTGGGCGGCGGGCACATGGACGTCCTGCGCGAGGTCCTGCTCCCGGCGGCCCTGCCGCACGGGTTCACGGCCTTGCGCCTGGGCACCGGCGTGTCCGTGGCCGTGCTCTTTTTCGTGGAATCCTTTGCCACCACCCGCGGCCTGGGCTACATGATAATGGACGCCTGGGGAGCCATGGATTATCTGACCATGTTCTCCGGCATTCTCGGCATGTCCATCATGGGCGCGGCCCTGTACGAGGTCGCCAACGTGCTGGAGCGCAAGGCGTGCAGGTGGATGTTCCTGCGCGCCAAGGACTAA
- a CDS encoding NAD-glutamate dehydrogenase domain-containing protein: MMDGARPVDPEKIRRKLLKTLESSAATLVPWFYADMPEYYFQTHGEDEQVKHLMALISGMVREEKQAIALHSPCGSRVTHISPGGDMDTLGWVLKQYRDKDIQHARIYSSRDDTIRLDTFVLGPQPACAADNVGVREVLEKARAGQMDLAPGDLNGFERFLGWVSEDYMEKFEPGRAVRHFKTCGCVENEERVQVQLEKEVHPGFDRIGVAMVQPPKKGLLHTVVNVFAREGIPVDRAYADEFERPGLPAISIMSFYLDRTRVDLEEGGERWLRLKRQLELCKWFAPHGLEALAYEDGWEIGQVMLMQAAGEFAHQFLIRRDLHAYTSSRIVYAILKHRDVTRLLMDYFRVRCDPAFTGDRPAAVRERRDRVRAAIRDVDNAIHRDILTYVYKFFRYTLRTNYYLEHKFGLSFRLDPLILAPLPRRERPFGLYCFHGPYSWAFQVRYRDMARGGVRVVRTWSQEQFEVESNRLLDEVTKLARAQQFKNKDIPEGGSKAVILLGPEGDIDLAVKSMVDSFLDLLVVPEGAEGFVQPGIVDYLNREEIIFLGPDENITPAHIQWMADRAARRGYKWPSAFMSSKPGAGIAHKKYGVTSEGVIVFAEELLRTLGIDPRKQPFTVKLTGGPAGDVASNVMRILMREYGDNARIVAMSDGHGAVFDPAGMDHAELLRLMDNDLKAADFDRTRLRGEGALAVSTAEPNGTRVRNTLHNTVVADIFIPSGGRPDTVNMSNWKEFLQKDGTPSARGIVEGANIFISTDARAQLERAGVLVVPGPSANKTGVICSSYEILAGLILSEEEFLGIKDEYIRQLLDILRLRARSEARVLMREYKLSGGGRTITELSYALSASINALADRVDGVLTASVDRVADDPELVEVLLAYCPAVLVEKYRERIVTDLPRAHQLALLASFISAKMLYQEGMGWADRLVSLRDVREVVFGYLEQEKIVAGLMAEVRAAGLPHAELIDRILDYSGRKLLTLDRLGLG, translated from the coding sequence ATGATGGACGGCGCAAGGCCTGTTGATCCGGAGAAGATTCGGCGGAAGCTCCTGAAGACCCTGGAAAGCTCGGCGGCCACCCTGGTACCGTGGTTCTATGCCGACATGCCGGAGTATTATTTCCAGACCCACGGCGAGGACGAGCAGGTCAAGCACCTCATGGCCCTGATCTCCGGCATGGTCCGGGAGGAGAAGCAGGCCATCGCCCTGCACAGCCCGTGCGGCTCGCGGGTGACGCACATCTCCCCCGGCGGGGACATGGACACCCTGGGCTGGGTCCTCAAGCAGTACCGCGACAAGGACATTCAGCACGCGCGCATCTACTCCAGCCGCGACGACACCATCCGGCTGGACACCTTCGTCCTCGGGCCGCAGCCCGCTTGCGCGGCGGACAACGTGGGCGTGCGCGAGGTCCTGGAAAAGGCCAGGGCCGGGCAGATGGACCTCGCCCCCGGCGACCTGAACGGGTTCGAGCGGTTCCTCGGCTGGGTCAGCGAGGACTACATGGAGAAGTTCGAGCCGGGCCGGGCCGTGCGCCACTTCAAGACCTGCGGCTGCGTGGAGAACGAGGAGCGCGTCCAGGTGCAGCTCGAAAAGGAGGTCCACCCCGGCTTCGACCGCATCGGCGTGGCCATGGTCCAGCCGCCCAAGAAGGGGCTGCTGCACACCGTGGTCAACGTCTTCGCCAGGGAGGGCATTCCCGTGGACCGGGCCTATGCCGACGAGTTCGAGCGGCCCGGCCTGCCCGCCATCTCCATCATGAGCTTCTACCTCGACCGCACGCGCGTGGACCTCGAGGAGGGCGGCGAGCGCTGGCTGCGCCTCAAGCGGCAGCTTGAACTGTGCAAGTGGTTCGCGCCCCACGGCCTGGAGGCGCTGGCCTACGAGGACGGCTGGGAGATCGGCCAGGTCATGCTCATGCAGGCCGCGGGCGAGTTCGCCCATCAGTTCCTCATCCGGCGGGACCTGCACGCCTACACCTCGTCGCGCATCGTCTACGCCATCCTCAAGCATCGGGACGTGACCCGGCTGCTCATGGACTACTTCCGGGTGCGCTGCGACCCGGCCTTCACCGGCGACCGGCCCGCGGCCGTGCGCGAACGGCGCGACCGGGTGCGCGCGGCCATCCGCGACGTGGACAACGCCATCCACCGCGACATCCTGACCTACGTCTACAAGTTCTTCCGCTACACCCTGCGCACCAACTACTACCTGGAGCACAAGTTCGGCCTGAGCTTCCGGCTCGACCCCCTCATCCTGGCCCCGTTGCCCCGCAGGGAGCGGCCCTTCGGCCTGTACTGCTTCCACGGTCCCTACAGCTGGGCCTTCCAGGTGCGCTACCGCGACATGGCGCGCGGCGGCGTGCGCGTGGTCCGGACCTGGAGCCAGGAGCAGTTCGAGGTGGAGTCCAACCGGCTCCTGGACGAGGTCACCAAGCTGGCCCGCGCCCAGCAGTTCAAGAACAAGGACATCCCCGAGGGCGGGTCCAAGGCGGTCATCCTCCTCGGTCCCGAAGGGGACATCGACCTGGCAGTCAAGTCCATGGTCGACTCCTTCCTGGACCTTCTGGTGGTGCCGGAAGGGGCTGAGGGTTTCGTACAGCCCGGCATCGTGGACTACCTCAACCGCGAGGAGATCATCTTCCTGGGCCCGGACGAGAACATCACCCCGGCCCACATCCAGTGGATGGCCGACCGGGCGGCCCGGCGCGGCTACAAGTGGCCCAGCGCCTTCATGAGTTCCAAGCCCGGCGCGGGCATCGCCCACAAGAAGTACGGCGTGACCTCCGAGGGCGTCATCGTCTTTGCCGAGGAGCTGCTGCGCACGCTGGGCATCGACCCCCGAAAGCAGCCGTTCACGGTCAAGCTGACCGGCGGTCCGGCCGGGGACGTGGCCTCCAACGTCATGCGCATCCTCATGCGCGAGTATGGCGACAACGCGCGGATCGTGGCCATGAGCGATGGCCACGGCGCGGTCTTCGACCCGGCGGGCATGGACCACGCCGAACTGCTGCGGCTCATGGACAACGACCTCAAGGCCGCCGACTTTGACCGGACCAGGCTCAGGGGGGAGGGCGCCCTGGCGGTCTCCACGGCGGAGCCGAACGGGACCCGGGTGCGCAATACCCTGCACAATACCGTGGTGGCCGACATCTTCATCCCCTCGGGCGGCAGGCCGGATACGGTGAACATGTCCAACTGGAAGGAATTCCTGCAAAAGGACGGCACGCCCTCGGCCAGGGGCATCGTCGAGGGAGCGAACATCTTCATCTCGACCGACGCCCGCGCCCAGCTCGAAAGGGCGGGCGTCCTGGTGGTCCCCGGCCCGTCGGCCAACAAGACTGGGGTCATCTGCTCGTCCTACGAGATCCTGGCCGGGCTCATCCTCAGCGAGGAGGAGTTCCTGGGCATCAAGGACGAGTATATCCGGCAGCTCCTGGACATCCTGCGGCTGCGGGCGCGTTCCGAGGCGCGCGTGCTCATGCGCGAGTACAAGCTGTCCGGGGGCGGACGGACCATCACCGAGTTGTCCTACGCCCTGTCCGCGTCCATCAACGCCCTGGCCGACCGCGTGGACGGCGTGCTCACGGCCTCGGTGGACCGGGTGGCCGACGACCCGGAGCTGGTCGAGGTCCTGCTGGCCTATTGTCCGGCCGTGCTGGTCGAGAAGTACCGCGAGCGGATCGTCACCGACCTGCCGCGCGCCCACCAGCTGGCCCTGCTGGCCTCGTTCATCTCGGCCAAGATGCTCTATCAGGAGGGCATGGGCTGGGCCGACCGGCTGGTCTCCCTGCGCGACGTGCGCGAGGTGGTCTTCGGCTACCTCGAACAGGAGAAGATCGTGGCCGGGCTCATGGCCGAGGTACGTGCCGCGGGGTTGCCCCACGCCGAACTCATCGACCGCATCCTCGACTACTCGGGCCGCAAGCTCCTGACCCTGGACCGCCTGGGCCTGGGGTAG
- a CDS encoding SO_0444 family Cu/Zn efflux transporter has protein sequence MEMVFNVLAESWHVLVEASPYVLFGFFVAGLLKGFVPDAFMARHLGGRSVGSVFKAAVIGVPLPLCSCGVLPTALGLRRQGASKGATTAFMISTPETGVDSMAVTYALIDPLMTAIRPVAASLTAVFAGVLINLFPDEKDAPAPLAGLADGLSAGPAPRSSCGCGGSCAVPPRATFGARFASGMRHAFGEMIEDIGRWLLVGVLVAGLISALVPADALDHWVGSGPLSYLAMLVVALPLYVCATASTPIAASLLLKGLSPGAALVFLLAGPATNGATITVMLKTLGKRAAGLYVASIVVCSLALAWATDHLYAALGLDIRATVSNVDELLPHWVGVASALILLTLVARSFVGRGGHADSGG, from the coding sequence ATGGAGATGGTTTTCAATGTCCTGGCGGAGTCCTGGCACGTCCTGGTGGAGGCCTCCCCCTATGTGCTCTTCGGCTTTTTCGTGGCCGGACTGCTCAAGGGGTTCGTGCCCGACGCGTTCATGGCCCGCCACCTGGGCGGGCGGTCCGTGGGCTCGGTGTTCAAGGCCGCCGTCATCGGCGTGCCGCTGCCTTTGTGCTCCTGCGGCGTGCTGCCCACGGCCCTGGGGCTGCGCCGACAGGGGGCCAGCAAGGGCGCGACCACGGCCTTCATGATCTCCACCCCCGAGACCGGGGTGGACTCCATGGCCGTGACCTACGCCCTCATCGATCCGCTCATGACCGCCATCCGGCCCGTGGCCGCCTCCCTGACCGCCGTGTTCGCCGGGGTGCTCATCAACCTGTTTCCGGACGAAAAGGACGCGCCCGCGCCCCTGGCCGGACTGGCCGACGGACTGTCCGCCGGACCGGCCCCGCGCTCAAGCTGCGGCTGCGGCGGCAGCTGCGCCGTGCCTCCGCGAGCCACCTTCGGGGCCCGCTTCGCCTCGGGCATGCGCCACGCCTTCGGCGAGATGATCGAGGACATCGGCCGCTGGCTCCTGGTGGGCGTGCTCGTGGCCGGGCTCATCTCGGCCCTGGTTCCGGCCGACGCCCTGGACCATTGGGTGGGCAGCGGTCCGCTCTCCTACCTGGCCATGCTCGTGGTGGCCCTGCCGCTCTACGTCTGCGCCACGGCCTCCACGCCCATCGCGGCCTCGCTCCTGCTCAAGGGGCTCTCGCCCGGCGCGGCCCTGGTCTTTCTCCTGGCCGGACCGGCCACCAACGGGGCGACCATCACGGTCATGCTCAAGACCCTGGGCAAGCGCGCCGCCGGGCTGTACGTGGCCTCCATCGTGGTCTGCTCCCTGGCCCTGGCCTGGGCCACGGACCATCTCTACGCCGCGCTCGGCCTGGACATCCGGGCCACGGTCTCGAACGTGGACGAGCTGTTGCCCCACTGGGTGGGCGTGGCCTCGGCCCTGATCCTCCTGACCCTGGTGGCCAGGAGCTTCGTCGGGCGGGGCGGGCACGCGGACTCGGGCGGCTGA
- a CDS encoding PhoH family protein: protein MAGQLFGPHDQHLKLLAERAGVRIDSRGNTLTITAPEGEEGRADLAAQVLTQLYAMVRRGKAVYPQDVDFACRILERQPSADVGEVFKGDVYATSGKRTVSPKSLNQREYLDAIRDADMTFGIGPAGTGKTYLAVAMAVGALSRREVKRIVLTRPAVEAGEKLGFLPGDLAEKINPYLRPLYDALHDMLDFAKVQDYQDSGVIEVAPLAFMRGRTLNDAFIILDEAQNTTPEQMKMFLTRLGFGSKAVVTGDITQIDLPVHAKSGLVHARRILDGVKGVRFVTFDERDVIRHPLVGRIVKAYETREGEAE, encoded by the coding sequence ATGGCCGGCCAGCTTTTCGGTCCCCACGACCAGCACCTCAAGCTCCTGGCCGAGCGCGCGGGCGTGCGCATCGACAGCCGGGGCAACACCCTGACCATCACCGCCCCGGAAGGGGAGGAGGGAAGGGCCGACCTGGCCGCCCAGGTCCTGACCCAGCTCTACGCCATGGTCCGGCGCGGCAAGGCCGTGTATCCCCAGGACGTGGACTTCGCCTGCCGCATCCTCGAACGCCAGCCCTCGGCCGACGTCGGCGAGGTCTTCAAGGGCGACGTCTACGCCACCTCCGGCAAGCGGACCGTGTCGCCCAAGTCCCTGAACCAGCGGGAATATCTCGACGCCATCCGCGACGCGGACATGACCTTCGGCATCGGTCCGGCGGGCACGGGCAAGACCTACCTGGCCGTGGCCATGGCCGTGGGCGCCCTGAGTCGGCGCGAGGTCAAGCGCATCGTCCTGACCCGCCCGGCCGTGGAGGCGGGCGAGAAGCTCGGCTTCCTGCCCGGCGATCTGGCCGAGAAGATCAACCCCTACCTGCGGCCCCTGTACGACGCCCTGCACGACATGCTCGACTTCGCCAAGGTCCAGGACTACCAGGACTCCGGGGTCATCGAGGTGGCCCCCCTGGCCTTCATGCGCGGCCGCACCCTGAACGACGCCTTCATCATCCTGGACGAGGCCCAGAACACCACGCCCGAGCAGATGAAGATGTTCCTGACCCGGCTCGGCTTCGGCTCCAAGGCCGTGGTCACGGGCGACATCACCCAGATCGACCTGCCGGTCCACGCCAAGTCCGGCCTGGTCCACGCCCGGCGCATCCTCGACGGGGTCAAGGGCGTGCGCTTCGTGACTTTCGACGAGCGGGACGTCATCCGCCACCCCCTGGTGGGACGCATCGTCAAGGCCTACGAAACCCGCGAAGGCGAGGCGGAATGA